The Episyrphus balteatus chromosome 3, idEpiBalt1.1, whole genome shotgun sequence genome segment CCCATGAATTTCGGTCTAAATCCTCTTCATTCTATGCCCTCCTttgaattattcaaattattgcAGAACATTCCAACGCACTGaatctgaaaattaaatttcatataggtacctacctacaaaatTCTATGcgtatcttttatttttttttttttcattttgtgaatacaatttaataatattattttttgcccaTTTACACTCAACCATAATAGGAAACACTGGCTGCGCGACACCAACAGCCGAAACTATACATTGCCAAGATAATATGCGTATTTGGGTTAAACGCTGAAATTCCATTTGGtgaaattgattttcttttcGTTTGTGTAAATGAGAAACGCCAATATTGGTTCAGTGAGAAAGTGTTTTTTAGTTggccattattattattgttgttttgttgATTTGCGAGACGGCCCAGCCCATATTTCCATATCCGCCACAATTGCTGACGGACCTGTCAGGTATTTCATCATTATTTCAAAGTTCCAAATAGGCACACAGTCATCTTTGGCAGCATcatcatacaacttttttttcttcttctgctTTTTGTCTTTTATGAATGAACCATCTCCACATCGCTTTTACCTGTAATAGTTAGCCCGAATGAAGACTTGCAATCACAAGTTGTGAAACTGTGAgatattcattcataaaaacaaCACGAAACACAATCACACAACTTAAAGAGAGTATATAGAGAGGAGTCACCTAAAGCTTATAGCGAGTCACGGTTATGCGGTTTCCAAATTGATTCCATACTCCATCGTCACGTGTTTGATTTTAATGTTtgaattattgatttttattttttatctgattatgatttggaattttttgtGGAAACCAATTTGGCAATCATAAAAATTTACATGGCaaattgataaatatttttactattcCAAGGTCAACTCGCTGGTGTTGTATTGAAGATGGTAAAATAAGTGTGCCGACAGCTGTTTTTCTTGATCCTCTTTTAAGTGGGTTTATGTATaataaaatctacaaaaatCCAATAACTATGAATGCATACTTTAGCAGGCGCGGATCTAGAAATTTGGTTTGGGGGGGTCAcaggattaaaaaaacttacttcgaagataataaaaaaaaatggtcaagtactcaaaatatatgcttaattttagcttgcatacaaaattctatccaaaatcttaaatcaaatgtattttcgagaggattttgtttcggagcttaaattAAGCTCAATACTCTGCATAAATAAGTAGCCAACTTGATTTATTTCATTAAGAAGTGTTTTTAGAAacatatttacaaaattaaaaaattacgattcAAAATATAGGTGGCATACCATTTGTTGTAGAGTCGGTTGGGGTACGTGCGcgcacttttcactttaaggcaaaattgtgaAGATTCTGTAAGAGATATCAGCATAAAGTTttacatttagttttttttacatttgataaacctatattttgggaacaagaaaacacaaaaaaaagttttttagtttaaatctTTAAATATATCATatgattcaaaacaaaaaccatatgAAATCAAAGTGCGCACTCTTGCCCCTAAGTCAGGATAAGATCGCGCAAAGTCTTGTGTAAGAGCGCGCACATAATTTTAATAGGAATCTTGACAGTTTACGGCtactaaatttctaaaaactcaATGTAATACTAAGTTAAACAAATCGTTCTTTCAAAAGTTCCAAACTTTcactaaaatgaatgaaaatattaaagaaaaaacaaattaagttcaaatacaaaacttaaactttatttataaaataaaacaaacaaaaaatgtttctaattaAATGAGAGCctttcttttttggaattcatgaATAACAGCCTTCGTTTCTCAAgattcaagtttaaaaattctctgtactgtaaatcagattaaaaaaagaaaagtttaatatggggagaagtgcgcgctcttacccacaaAAGGACTGCGCTATTTTACCTacaaaggtactttttttttatttatcaaatttataataaaataaaacaaagtttaacaaattttttaataaaatcaaatataaatatgcactattcaaaaatatatgctaCTCTCGGTATCTAATGCTACCACACCGACGCCACACACTTTTCcagcaaaactttttttttgtttttagccgggttttttcaaacctcttttaaaataaaatggagctgGGAACACACTCGCGAAGATCGTCACTTATTGACGCCTTACTAAGCACTGATTTCctcatttttcgttttaattttttttggacacaactcgagaaataagcagcgcgcgctcttacccactgCGCAATCTTACCCCAAATGACTCTAATTGTTTACACACTacataaggccgtgtgtgaattggttAAATATTAAGCcgaggtaaaatttttgacaatacatttttgaataaaaaaaattttcacctgtcaaacatttaccctgctctgggaccctgttaaatttgtatcttcagaggaaaaattatttgcagaaggattaatgtattttattaataaaataatcaaaaactgaaaataaagataTAAAATTTGGGTAAGTAATGCAACATTATGAGTGTGTATTAgggaaaatcaatatttttcattatatttcactttcgctgtgttttattttcctcgtgacaaagatacaaatgtcaaaaacttatcctcggctaaatatatttaaccaaattaaaactaagaaaaaaaaatgtcccgttttcgtaaattgatatttaaaaaataatatatttttcttaatgcaaaataaatttttctatattaaatttttaattaataataaaattttttataaataatgaggttatcattttaaacaaagttagaAGTTAATAACCGTTCTACACTGTGTGAAACTTCAACCTTGTTAAAATAAACggaaactactttgatctacatcatttaaaaatgtatttttattcaaaattgaatcaacgttgaccatactacattttacattgcgattgcagttgcatgtttttataaaaatcgcagggaccggtttggaaaaaaattacctatatttttacaaaattctgttcaACTGtactaaaagtacgaaaataattcagaaatgtTTGAAGTTTCGATATATCGATGTTTCCAAGAGCGATGTTttcagcatcattatttttttgcggaaacatcaaaccataaatgtttttttctataaaaaaaagtaccgagtaaaaataataaaataatatgattaatttgaattttataaaccaaaatatgaaattaagtttttgctATTAGTTATGATAGATCGTTCGTGGATATCATGGAAAATTATATGGTTTTcagcttttaaaagttttcattaaaaaaatgtgtaagaaatcaaaaatttttttcatgcccTGATTATATTTACCTACAACTAAAAACGACTTCTTGCTAATATGCCCATGAATCATTTCTTAAAGCATAGTCCATAACAATAAAGAAACCCTTCATATGTGCGATGACGTGAAACCGTGGacaaacaaaattgcatttaattaTCTTGCCAAccataatttttcaattcaaaattcaaatgaaaatatttatgagagagatgtaaattaattttttgtttgtatctggAAAGCGGTGATGCAATGAACCTTCAGGATAACCACCAATTTTGGgcataatttttgtataatatgaTAGTTTACCTACTTTTCAAACGCATTGGGAATAGATTGGTTACATCTATGATTTCAAATGTTTGCCAACAAAACATCGATTTTAATTGCATCTCTAATTATGGCTTTCATTAAAGGTCCTGGATATTATTTGTAATTACATGGGTTTATAGAATTGGAATATGAAATGATTTTGATGAATGgtttaaatgataaaattaaCCCTTGGATGTTAGTACATACATACATCAATTTAAACATTCCAATAGAAACTGACATATTTGCCTTAATCAAACGAAATGTAAATAGTATTTTAAGCACAAAATATCCATGAGTATTTTTAAGTAGCAAATATAacctttcttttaaaatttagaagAGCTCTTGAGCattctttgtttttgtagtttgaaTCAAAAACACGAGTTTATCATCAAAGATAAAAGGTATTGGTAAGGTCAAGGTCTTAACTAACTCTTCCAAGCTTGTTCGTTAGTGCAGGATGACAATGGCGAATCCAAGTTCGGGAAGGATGCTAAAAGTCTCGGTAGATACTGTTATGCAAGGCTTTTAAATCGATGAAAAGCTGATTTATGTAAGTTTCCTTGATTTTTCCGTAGTGGTCTAAGACAACGAAGGGTTTCGTACAGACACACTCAAGAGCATATTAAATGCGATGTTAAAGGAGACTGTTTTCAATGTTTCACCCtcagaatgaaaaataataaataaataaataaataatataggaAATTCCactattttatatattaaatttttttatttgctcttaACCATAGACATTATTTGTATCGAACTGCCATACAACCGAttttttatattacttttttttttaatttagaaaaataaaaaaaaaaataaaacattttttttttaaacctaatcatttttatcaaaaaaaaaaaaaaaaaacgacttccaTTGATCAAAACTgagttttatagtttttctaataatttcTATGGCGAGAtctgaattatcaaaattttgtcttacagaattttgacaagcagaattatgacccgctcccgaataataactcctcctttttggaagtcggtaaataaaattaatagttGGTAGATAAGAAACAATTTAAGGggtgattcttgggtatattctaagaaaaatattCTTCTTTAACAACGCTCTATCTACCACTGATATAACTTTTGGTTAATACTCTGTGACTTATAAGTAcagtgaccatatttctaggggCAAAACCCAGtacagatacaaaaaaaataataataataataatccattatatatattaaagtttggttttgtgtacgttcgctaaccggccacaccgactgattaattttcttaatttttttttttaatcaaagaggcataagaggagaaggtttaatgcaaaaaaaatattttagattttatagggtaaataggggtaacaagacattaaaaaaaatggctattttctaaacagtaagtcgtaaagagttgacttttttttaatgatagacaaatttattcaatagttaaaacaggtattgaaaaaattcaaaaaaatttcaaaaccaagttgtgaaggtttttttgcagtcatagatcTTCGACAAAAGGctaattacaggtacgcaaaattttgcacagaaatttgagttacaccatgagaaagatatttaaaaaaaaaattaggggtctaaaacggatttttttcataggccctgtattttgaaataaaaatttttgaaaaacaacctaatttttagatacatttttgagtagtcttttatttttttggaatttttaaaagtctgcaaaaaatctcaaatttatatgTAGGAAATATAGGCATTAGTCATGAGCATGCATGTACaaacaattgaatttttaaaattatttttgaccgaataacttgaaaaacaagttttttttacccaagtttttttgccgtttttaacataggctaTATTctacataggccacttttgctaaaagtttaaaagtgaatattttaaaagtcattttacgaacttttcaagctttgattccctttttttattggaaattataactcgaaagttagaaataaacacaagaaatggcggaacgaagtccgtcgggtcagctagtaatagtaataaaatgagttttcataatttttcctaatttttatttcaagatttcttaaactattttatgggaacattttcgttaaaatcatttaagtcgtttacgtgcaagtcagaaatcaagaaaacggttttataataggtaggtactgttaataacttataaaaaataattttcttatcaaaaaaatgagctgttttttaacattttaattttacgagtattttaaatgattttgaaattttgtaattgtgttaattcaacattttatatgttcattattcaaaaaaaaaaactttttctgttGTAGCTTTTTAACCTGACAAACACAAGCtaaaactaaataattgacgaaaaaaattataaactaatgttttcattcgaaaaattagaaaaacttttatttttaaaccactattttcttgttttccgtacaaagtatttaaaattttgaatacaaaaatcagagaatgtagaaatacgggacaatcacgggaccaattacaaaatacgtgacaagctatagaaatactGGACAGTCCCAGGTGAACCGTTACGGATGGTCAGCGTATCTATATGGCTAAGGCCCATTACTGCTTGCTAGCTTTTAGGTGTCACACCCAAATGGGTGACATTCGGTTCGGTCCCCCACCCACAAAGGCACTTATGCACGTGTTTGCTAGTCtgatatacaaaatattttctccATATAGTACAAACTTAATTTAGAACACTTTTTATGTTATAACACAGAcataaattagtaaaaaaaaaaaaaaaacaacaatacttCTGTCCCAAACATGTCGTCCTATTTAACATCTCTTTCCTTGCTCCAACACAATAATTGGCAATATGCTAATCACCATCCATTAACATATTGCATGAGTATAGGTTGACGTATAAGTTCTTTATTAGAACTCTATACCCATAAACTATTCCCTTATATCTTGATTTCAGCACGAAATTACTCTTCTAACAACATAACTACTAAAGCAGGCAACCATCATAAATCGTTGATATACATTTCCATTTATTAAAGCCTGAGGTATATAAGCTATGACCGACCACACGTCAAGAATCCATTCAATAAATTATACCCGCCGCATGCACGTCATCGCCCTTTTGATGAGGTAAACTATAATGGCAAATGCTGTCTGAGGTCTTCGCCTTTTGAAAAGACCTAATGTGATTAGGCGACTTGCCCAAGTGCATCCAAGTGCATAGTTTAGTGATTCAATTATTAAGTAGCAAATATTTCCATAAGCTCCTCGAGAATTCCTTGGAGCAATAGCCAAAAGCCGGCCAGACATAGAATCAGTCTTCAGTTTAATATCATCGACCAAAGATGTTTaacagcaatttatttttaatattcattcTGAATATTGGTTTGCTATTCATACAAACAAAGAGCGATGACGATACCGCCGCTGTTGTCACCGTCACAGACAGGATCAAAAGTTCTAAAGTGGATGTCTTGGATATAATACCAAAAATTAATAATCAAATGACTGAATTTAATCAAAGTGAAACCAATTTAGTGCCTAATACCACTCAGACAGATTCacatcaaataataataactcAAAAAGGTTAGATAATATAGTTCTTAGAGTTGATCCAATACCACTGTAAAATATTTATGATTTAAaggttaatttaatttatttaaaaacataaatttaaggTCGAGGACATTTTCCCAAACGCAGAAAATTCTTGAAGCATTTATATCCATTTGTGATGGCAGCACTTTTTGCTAAACTAATTGTTGTTCCATTGGTTTTGAAGCTACTTATAGCAACGACTTCGTCAGCTTTTGTTATGAGTAAAATTGCTTTGGTTATATCTGCTTTAATAGCACTCAGCTGGTTGCTTGGAGCGACACGTGAAAGAGCAAAGTTTCAAATTGTTCAATACCCGGGACCAGGACCGAAtggattgaaaaaaacttttggtggCTGGAATATTCAGGAGAAATATTCACCATCTAATCCTTATCAATATGGAGGATCATACAATGATTGGACTTATGATGATGCTGTCGCTGAACAGAATGACAATATtaatgacaaaaacttttttctttgaagATGAAAAACTtggaaatacatatttttaaatacataaaaagattttttttaattaataaaaaaaatattattgtgaAACGTTTGACCATTGGAGATGGAGTTTTTATAATTGAGTGAAATAATTATGTAGTTATAAAGAGTTTAAAAAAGTTGTTTCTTCTTTtgctgtatttttattttttttttttgtttttgaagtgaaaacttctttagtatcgtagtgatttgaaacaagatgaaacgaaaacgcgatttgatttaactttaatacgcatgctgataacataaccttttatttgataggtatatcacacataacgttacgtgctctacaagttacacaatcttaaattaaaaaaaatttaaaaatacctcaaaacacctgtggagatcttttggcgatgaccagctaccagtgtaggaagtaccgtaatctcagtctggaaattctacatggttgactttaaaacattttaacttctcttgtaaacatctttgaaataagatttatgcatcattatacaaggtgaaacaataagctttcacatggtataaatttttttataggttgtcaaacaaaaaaattgatttaatagcatgagaacataaaaataaatgttttttttgctttttggatgaaatttcatcgagtttaaaaaattctagctctttttgtagatgtctcatagacttgatcgatatatatattttgagctaagataataagctttcagatggtgtatttttgtaattttgttgttAGGATTTtaggtaaaaaatgcatttaatagcgtgagaagataaaaatacgtgtttttcgctttttttttatggaaattgatcgagttcaaaaaattttttaatttgataaataTAACAAggaagaataaaaaatatattattttggtattataattatatattatattgcaAGCTCAAGAGTTtcaattaaaacatttaaaagcaaaaaattaacaaatagatttttacaaaaaaaattttaaaaaaaattgtatttttaaagacAAAAGAAACGAATtgaagagcaaaggagaaaaaCCAGCACCGATACAATTGAGACCTATATGGCTTTAAAGGACATCAATGGTAGATAACAAATAATCCGCTTATGTTTTTTCTAcgaacattttatttaattgcgCTTTAGAGCCACTTTTccaatatttcatttaaacttCAGTTACAccttcttaaaaagaaaaaaatatatttttaaaatgatattaTTCTTTCAATACATTGCACAGTGGTACCGGTTTCTTAGAAGGGCGATTATGGTTAGACcacaacaaaatatacttgaatatgtgtgagaatatatttttttagcaataaaaaatgaattaatttaaaaacaattcttttataaagaaatgttgtatatatttaataacaaaatgtaaaaagaaacCTTGAATctacatacaaacaaatgataagttactttttaaaattatttattttgtttttttttttcaatttcagtcataatttttatgttacatttcagatttaaagcttgcttaatatcatatatttttataaaaatttgtgcaaaaacttaaggaaaacataaaaacttaaaaaaaaaaaaaaaattgaaaaagttttaaatatgagaaatatgggtaaaattgaaacaatgagtgtgaaagagtcagtcgtagcccgtcgcacttattcgcagacagattcaattgtttaagaaactacacgtgctagagaaaatttatgtacatatatgaatcatgtatttatattaatgacaacatagttaaaagtttcggtaaattgagaagaaaaacaaaagtatggaatttgaacctgtccttttctagtctgttttttattgaaaattttaaataaaatagaattgtaaactctttaaataaagtacataccttcaactttaagttccataacaaaaaaaaaactttatataaataattttaaccgaaaaatacacttaaaagtttaagttgattcgggaccaaaaataaagcattgaaatccgacttttttcgacaacttttcatggtcgatatgaaaagttccgttattttctcaaaatgtctgttatgctatcttaaagaataggctttttataacaaatataacgaaaaatgacGTCATTATATTGACATCGATATTTCGGCCTATGGCCTACTACGGAACCACTGTGCATTGTACAATGCACAGTGCAGTATTTTGATCCAAAACGTggcataaatcaaatttttcaattttgcccCCAAGGATAAAGCTTATGTCCCATAACAGGTAGATAACCAAGCTACTTTTTTAGTGAAGTCTATCTATAAATTAGTCAACCCGGTTCGCAACATCATCATTCGCAACTTGCgtaaacacgaatttttttgcgatttaaaaaaaatccttaacttAAAAGTGTatggtatataaaaaaattcgtttttttaacattagtgtttttaaaatagcgcaacacTCCGCATCATGGTCTTACTTCTAACATATATATTGTTTAACTGCTGTTTATGTAGAACAATcttgcatttcaagagtttgccccctcaaaaaaaaaaaaaaagaccagttgaaaaaaactcctcaaaaacgattttttatattatttaatagaTTTTTATACACACTACCTATTACCTATTCCattgaattaagaaaatttctccagggatacttataaaaatatgtacctatatagAACTAGCTACTTTAATCTGCAataaaacgttcgtaagcgaagtattaaaatattcataacttGGTCTTTAGATATAATGcattcatataaaaattaaaaaaaaaatgcaaatacaaatttggtacaaataataaaaaaaaaaacagggtttctcgggaaaaaagtatattttagttttttttttatttcttattaaatttgatatttattagaatgaagtctataaaaaaactatcacGTTATTacataatgataaaaaaatgtccataatatttcaaaattttttatataaaatcaattaaaaaatgcaaacttttgtttttctaaatttcatctttaaaacttgatttctcaaaaactattcaatGAAACAACTttagtcaaaaacaaaataaagaacaaaaaactaaaacttagaAAAGTTTTAGCACAtgattgtacgtgcatttttttctcccggctaagTGGTTAGTTGGTATGCACTTAAGTAAGTTTAACTGTACCTAGaaagtgaaaatttttccttcaaaatatgtttttagtcatttggtacctatttgatgtggaaaatgtgaccaaatattttttgccaggttttagaccaaaatacctTACTGTGCATTGTAAACTCCTGATtcgaaaattcttatttttatatcattcaaagAGTACTCAGAAATGTTATTTGTAAGAGATTTTCCCTTGAAATACCTATAATCATAAATGAGTTAATTTTATTGCGAATTTTTGTTATGTTGGTTATTGTTGAAGATACATGAGTACAccgaatttttttggaaataaatggatattcaattttttttcttactgaattgatatttattttttcaatagaaaagagaaaataaaaggAACTCTTAGGAAAAcgattgtttgttttgtttaaagaaagcttaaaatttttttctagaaattcaACTCAAAACAAATATTCAAGGGATAACAAAGAAAGGAACTcttgtttaaatatttgttctTATTATTTCGAACCTTAACGTTACTTATATTAAGtttaaagattattttttcaaaaacagtaatcaaaaatattttctgaatGCGAGCTCGAAGGATTTTACAAATTAAGGAAAAAATGAATCAGAAGGTATAAAATGTGGTTTATGAATCATGCAACGTTTTCAATATTTCATTTGACTACAGTTAAGTAAAAATGAGGGGCATGTATTGtaaccagggttgtaaaaatatcaattaaaaaaatgcttttgaaataaaaaaaaaaaacttgttgtaaacaaaaaaat includes the following:
- the LOC129914956 gene encoding uncharacterized protein LOC129914956; its protein translation is MANACIQVHSLVIQLLSSKYFHKLLENSLDNLFLIFILNIGLLFIQTKSDDDTAAVVTVTDRIKSSKVDVLDIIPKINNQMTEFNQSETNLVPNTTQTDSHQIIITQKGRGHFPKRRKFLKHLYPFVMAALFAKLIVVPLVLKLLIATTSSAFVMSKIALVISALIALSWLLGATRERAKFQIVQYPGPGPNGLKKTFGGWNIQEKYSPSNPYQYGGSYNDWTYDDAVAEQNDNINDKNFFL